One Nicotiana tomentosiformis chromosome 4, ASM39032v3, whole genome shotgun sequence genomic window carries:
- the LOC104115103 gene encoding F-box protein At3g12350, with the protein MAKADEIQTISLSFTDFPEDVQLCILSFLTPLDISNFACTSKRFVSLCRDDPRLWFSMCHRKWGSKTHINKWVNNGRIPYKLLYNTLLEYENLIGFWRLSGTDSDTDSSLIFFEWGSFYIAGSRVKPARNCTYGAIKLPFLLMGFNSKGEIVNYLDPEGRVELLSENVMNFDDLGFGESELIQVNVNFMGKTHVVVEENCGSALGYSCNSPQNRGGFRKVSSSGNMRGEEYEDLCGSPGSLPDRLMSEIYQYLANKTSPGGNGSSRRQRRKEKERQGKRKWEPEHYVKIVNCSPTPARPLQGLWKGFCDDMTLEFFLVSYDDVGGITCRRVVELCKPFSAYAPVFWTSNTTFIESPLSSEEENIYESRIHIRPLAEADDPCEILSSSDKGVLRMLCMNSSYDLVIPDLAGSTVNPRQAEGRIWQYENGTFGYGFLRDNYIIDLRHIAQNGQIFDTADISSI; encoded by the exons ATGGCAAAAGCAGATGAAATTCAAACCATTTCCTTATCATTCACTGATTTCCCAGAAGATGTGCAGCTCTGTATCCTCTCATTCCTCACCCCTTTAGATATCTCCAATTTCGCCTGCACTTCAAAGCGCTTCGTCTCTCTTTGCCGTGATGACCCAAGACTCTGGTTTTCCATGTGTCACCGCAAATGGGGATCCAAAACCCATATCAACAAATGGGTTAATAACGGTAGAATTCCTTACAAGCTTCTTTACAATACCCTTTTAGAGTATGAGAATCTCATTGGCTTCTGGCGCCTCAGTGGTACTGATTCTGATACTGATTCCTCTTTAATCTTTTTTGAGTGGGGTTCATTTTATATAGCTGGTTCAAGGGTTAAACCCGCAAGAAATTGTACTTATGGAGCGATAAAGTTGCCATTTTTATTGATGGGTTTTAACTCTAAGGGTGAAATTGTCAATTATCTCGATCCTGAAGGGAGAGTTGAGTTGTTATCTGAAAATGtgatgaattttgatgatttgggTTTTGGGGAGAGTGAATTGATTCAGGTGAATGTGAATTTCATGGGAAAAACTCATGTTGTTGTGGAAGAAAATTGTGGCAGTGCACTTGGGTATTCTTGTAATTCTCCACAGAACAGAGGAGGATTCAGGAAAGTTTCAAGCTCAGGGAACATGAGGGGAGAGGAGTATGAGGATTTATGTGGGTCCCCTGGAAGCTTGCCAGATAGGTTGATGTCCGAGATTTATCAGTATTTAGCCAACAAGACGAGTCCCGGTGGGAACGGGTCATCGAGGAGGCAGAGAAGGAAGGAGAAGGAAAGGCAGGGGAAAAGGAAGTGGGAGCCTGAACATTATGTGAAAATCGTGAATTGCTCGCCTACACCAGCCAGGCCTTTACAGGGCTTGTGGAAG GGATTCTGTGACGACATGACTTTGGAGTTCTTCCTTGTCTCTTATGATGATGTTGGTGGTATCACTTGCAGAAGGGTTGTGGAATTATGTAAACCTTTCTCTGCCTATGCCCCAGTATTTTGGACTTCAAATACCACATTCATTGAGTCCCCTTTATCTTCAGAAGAAGAAAACATATATGAGAGTCGCATACATATTCGGCCCCTTGCTGAAGCTGATGACCCATGTGAGATTCTGTCTAGTTCTGACAAAGGAGTTTTGCGCATGCTTTGCATGAACTCAAGCTACGACTTGGTTATTCCTGATTTGGCAGGAAGCACTGTAAATCCTAGGCAGGCGGAGGGAAGGATTTGGCAGTATGAAAATGGGACATTTGGATACGGGTTTCTGCGAGACAATTACATTATAGACTTGAGGCATATTGCTCAAAATGGTCAGATATTTGACACAGCAGATATTTCTAGTATTTGA
- the LOC104115104 gene encoding LIM domain-containing protein WLIM1-like — protein sequence MAFAGTTQKCMACDKTVYLVDKLTADNRIYHKACFRCHHCKGTLKLGNYNSFEGVLYCRPHFDQLFKQTGSLDKSFEGTPKIVKPQKPIDSEKPQVAKVTSMFGGTREKCFGCKKTVYPTEKVSVNGTPYHKSCFKCSHGGCVISPSNYIAHEGRLYCKHHHIQLIKEKGNLSKLEGDHEMNSTTTTEVTAES from the exons ATGGCTTTTGCAGGAACCACACAGAAATGCATGGCATGTGACAAGACTGTCTATCTGGTTGACAAATTAACTGCAGATAACAGAATCTATCACAAAGCTTGTTTCAGATGCCATCACTGCAAGGGCACTCTCAAG CTTGGCAACTACAATTCCTTTGAGGGAGTTCTATACTGTAGACCACACTTTGATCAGCTCTTCAAACAAACTGGCAGTTTGGATAAAAGCTTTGAAG GTACACCAAAAATTGTGAAGCCACAGAAACCCATTGACAGTGAG AAACCACAGGTAGCCAAAGTGACAAGCATGTTTGGTGGAACAAGAGAGAAATGTTTTGGCTGCAAGAAAACTGTCTACCCAACAGAAAAG GTATCAGTTAATGGCACGCCATACCATAAGAGCTGCTTCAAATGCAGCCACGGAGGCTGTGTAATAAGCCCTTCCAACTATATCGCACATGAGGGGCGCCTATATTGTAAACATCACCATATTCAACTTATCAAGGAGAAGGGCAACTTAAGCAAGCTTGAGGGTGACCATGAAATGAATTCCACGACAACAACAGAAGTTACTGCAGAGTCATAA
- the LOC104115106 gene encoding GPN-loop GTPase QQT1, with protein MVFGQVVIGPPGSGKTTYCNGMSQFLQLIGRKVAVINLDPANDSLPYECAVNIEDLIKLSDVMAEHSLGPNGGLVYCMDYLEKNIDWLESKLKPLLKEHYLLFDFPGQVELFFLHENAKKMIMKLIKKLDLRLTAVHLVDAHLCSDPGKYVSALLLSLSTMLHLELPHVNVLSKIDLIESYGKLALNLEFYTDVQDLSYLQYELGQDPRSAKYRKLTKELCEVIEDYGLVNFTTLDIQDKESVGNLVKLIDKTNGYVFAGIDASAVEFSKIAVGPVDWDYYRVAAVQEKYMKDDEDTDNKE; from the exons ATGGTGTTTGGTCAAGTAGTGATTGGACCCCCTGGTTCCGGCAAAACCACTTATTGCAATGGCATGtctcaattcctccaacttattGGACG GAAAGTTGCTGTTATCAATTTGGATCCGGCTAATGATTCTTTACC ATATGAGTGTGCTGTGAATATTGAGGATCTAATTAAGCTGAGTGATGTAATGGCTGAACACTCTCTTGGTCCCAATGGAG GGCTTGTATATTGCATGGACTATCTCGAGAAGAATATTGACTGGTTAGAGTCTAAGTTAAAACCTCTCCTTAAAG AGCACTATCTTCTTTTTGATTTCCCGGGTCAGGTGGAACTATTTTTCCTTCATGAAAATGCAAAGAAAATGATAATGAAACTTATAAAGAAGTTAGATCTTAGG TTGACCGCAGTCCATTTAGTTGATGCCCATCTTTGCAGTGATCCAGGGAAATATGTGAGTGCATTGCTCCTCTCATTATCAACCATGTTACACTTGGAGCTTCCTCATGTCAACGTTCTGTCTAAGATTGATCTTATTGAAAGCTATGGAAAATTAG CTTTAAACCTGGAGTTCTACACAGATGTCCAAGATTTATCGTATTTGCAGTATGAGCTCGGTCAGGATCCTCGCTCTGCTAAGTATAG AAAACTTACAAAGGAGCTTTGTGAGGTGATAGAAGATTATGGACTCGTCAACTTTACGACTTTAGATATTCAG GATAAAGAGAGTGTTGGAAATCTAGTTAAACTGATTGACAAGACCAATGGATACGTATTTGCTGGCATAGATGCAAGCGCTGTTGAATTCAGCAAAATTGCAGTTGGTCCTGTTGATTGGGACTACTACAG AGTTGCAGCAGTGCAGGAGAAATATATGAAGGACGACGAAGACACTGATAACAAGGAGTAG